The window ACAGGGATAATAAATGGCCATAGCCTTATTCAGTGCGTTAAATTGGGCTGTATTTGATTTTTTACGAAAAAGGCTAGCAAGTCATTATTCAGCCGCACAAATGTCGGTGATATTTAGTCTGCTAGTCTTACCTGCATACGTAGGCTATTGGTTGGTTTTTGACAAACAGCTCCCAAGTTCTGCTTATCTAGCGCCTGCGATAGCTAGCGGAATGTTGGCTGCAATTGGTAGCGTAAACTTTATTCAGGCGCTTGCGCTTGGGCGAATGGCGGTTATCCTGCCTCTGTTATCTATCACTCCAGCACTTGCAGGTGTGTTTGCTTGGTTGCTACTTGGAGAACCTTTAACCACGCTGCAGTCAATGCTAATCGCTGCGATTGTTCTCGCTTCATTTTTATTGCAAGGAGGCAGATTCTCTTTTCAAGAGCCAGGTGCAAAACAAGTTGCAATCACCTCTTTTTGCTGGGGGCTTTGCATCGTGTTCGATAAACAGGCTTTGCAATACAGCTCGCTCTCTTTTCATGCTGGGTTTCTAACCTTTATGGTATTTTTTGTTAATCTAATCTTGTTACGACCACAGTTTAAAAATCAAAATTTCCGCGCACATTGGTTGCTCTGGACTATTTCTGCAGTGGTATTCGCTGTCGCTGTTATCTTCCAAATGCAGGCGCTAACCGAAATTCAGCCGGGGCTTGTTGAAGGATTGAAAAGAGCCATTGGCATAATCAGCGCGAGTATGCTTGGGATGTGGTTTTTTAAAGAGACAATTTCAACAAAAGAATGGCTTATGATCTCTGTTATTCTGTGTTGTAGTGCAATGTTAGCATTAAACAGTGGCGCTTAAGCGCCACTTAAAATGACTAATTGGTATTACTTACATTGCGCGACTTTAGTCCAAACGTTTGAATAGATCTCTGGGCTTGCGCCTTGTGACCAGTACGTAGCACGGTATTCAAAGCCTTTGAATGAAACCCGGTCGCCCGTATTGTAGAACTTAGTTGCATTCCATTCTTGGATACCATTGCAGCCAGCTGGTGCATCACTAACGGTAACTGCTAGAGTCTTAGAAGCAGTTTTGTTATTTGAAGCTGTCACAGTGAGTGTCACTTGGTATGTACCAGCACTTGCGTAGGTGTGTGATGGGTTAGTTTGTGAGCTTGTTGCACCGTCACCAAATTCCCACTGATAACTACCTGCTGTTGATTGGTTGTTAAATGTCGCAGTGAGGCCGGACACGCTGAAGTTAAAGTTTGCATTGACTGCACCTGAAGTATCACAACCATTATTTGTTAGATAATCAACCGCCGCTTTTGCTTGCACAATACCATAGCCGTAAGAAGTATCACGACCTGCTTGGCCTTTGTCTTTTGCTGTTGTATTCAACACTTGGCGAATTTGCTGAGCTGTACATTGCGGGAAGTGGCTCCACACTAGTGCTGCGACACCAGAGACATGCGGTGTTGCCATTGAAGTCCCACTAATACTGCGATACGCGCCATTATTCCAGGTTGAGTTTACACCAACACCCGGGCCTGCAATTTCTACTTGGCTGTTGTATTGAGAGAAAGAGGCTTTTGACTCAGAACTGTCTACTGCTGCCACGGATACAACTGCATTATACGATGCTGGGTAGCTCAACGAGCTATTACCCGCGTTGCCTGCGGCTGCGATATGTAGCATGCCACGCTGATAACTCTGCTCAAATGCGCTTCGTTCTGCCGTAGAGCTGCCGCTGCCACCTAAACTCATGCTGGTTACATTGGCGCCAGCCTGCTCACACTGCTCAATTGCTTTAATGAGATCGGAACCGTATGCCCAGCGGCCTTGGTCATTAAACACTTTAACAATATGAAGACCTAGTTGCCCTGATGGATTCACCCCGACCACACCTGTGCCATTACCACCTAAAGCGGCGATTGTGCCGGCAACGTGTGTTCCGTGGCCGTTACCATCGTTACTCCACACACCTGTATCGTAGTTACCGTAGCCATCATTACCTGTAATGCCTGTGCTAGGTAAATCTTGGTGACCTAGCGTATAACCTGTATCCATAATACAGACTTTACGGTTGCCGCTGTAGCCGTCAGATACTTGGTTAGCCTGCACCATATTAATGCCATAAGGTGTGGTTTCAGCGAGTAAATCAATTGCCGAAGTTTTTACACTTGGCAAATAGCGTTTAGGGTCAACTTCTACGTGTGCAATATTACCGCTTGCTTGTAGTTGTTGCATTTGCGTAGAAGAAACTTCGGCGACATATGCATTAATGCTTGGCAATGTGTTGACTGCAGCAGTACCCAAGGTGGAGTAGGCAGCTTCAGACAAAGCCTGCGCTTTAAACTGCGCCGTTTCCGCTTGATTTAAGCGCACTGGCAGAACATTTGGTGTTGCGCTGTCTTTTAACGTGACAATAACGCGCTGTGTATCTGCGTGAGCAACTGAAAGGCTTGCACAAACGCAAGCGCTAAGGGTCGAAAGCTTAAGAAGTTTTACTACTGTATTACTGTTTTTCATATTTCACCTGTTTTACATGTTGTTTACGTTTGTTACTAAAACAGGTGTTGACATCGCTGTCAATGCGTAAAGATTAGACAGGTGTAAATTGCATTATCTTTCTGGGTTTTGTTTATTGCATTAATTAATCGTTCTTAAATTCTCAATTCTTCACATTATTATTGTGGTTATTTTTATTAAGTGAGTGAGTTAGTTCTGTAATGGTAAATTGCGCTGGATCGTTAATGTAACGTAAAAAGTCCAGGTGTTCAGGAAAGTTTCCATGTATGGCATGATACAAAGGTAAGTGAGCGTCATCCAGCGATTCGAAAATAGACAAGGTCACGCTGTCTATTGGTGTAAAGTCTCTATGATATTGTGCTAGTCGAGCTAAAGTATAGGCCCCAAGCAACACATGCCCTCCGATCGAAACATCTAACTTTGGCGCAATACCTTCATCCCAATTAATCCCACCTATGACGATCTTACGGCTTAACTCTTTAGCAGCGAGTAACGCGCCATAAGCAATAGGATCATTAGCAGCCCAAACGGTTGTGATTGCGGGATCTCGCTGTAACCACGCTTTAGTGAGACGATAAGCTTCATTCTGAGACCATTGACAATTTGCCTCTGCGATTAATTCTAGCTTTGTATGGTGCTCAAGATAAGCGCGCATGCCTTTTTGTCTGTCTAATGCCGCAGTCGTCGCCACGTCTCCTAGCAAAGCTAATACATGTTGCGATGGATTGGAGGACCTAAGTGCTTTTCGCGCAAGTTGATGCATTAATTTAAAACCGGCTTGGAAATTGTCTGGCTCAATGGTGCCAATAATTTGGTGTCCTGACTTTAACAGAGCTACTTCCTCTGTTTTAGTCGGTCCGTTGAGCAAGAAAATAATCTTGATTTTGGTGGCTTTGGTATTTAACAAATAGGGAACGACACTCGACTTTTCGTTAACCAGCACAAGGTAATCAGCATCACTTTTCAAGGCTTGCTCTACGAGCGATTTCATCAAAATATGGTTGCGCTGCGCATAACTGATTTTGAGGGAAATATTCATGTTATTAGCTGCCGCAGTCATCACGTTGCTGACGTTATACCAAAAGTCTCCAGTAGGGTTTTTTGTTGCAAAACCGGGGTTTACAAATTGAACGTTGAATCGTTGTGCAGATAGCACGGCCATCGGCGATAAAAATAAAAAGATGAACAACAATTTTCGGATCATAAGTCTCTACATTTTTGATATTCAAAAAGTGTGCTGCTAAATACGCTACAAGTATAGTTTACGCTAGAATCGTTGCGCTATCTGCCTGTTTTTTGAATGCTATTCAGGATCAGCATATTTTTCATAGCATTGAATTTAGCTCATGCGTTAATTGCTTTATACTAGCGCGCAAAGAGTAAGGGGACTTTGATGAGAAAAATCGTATTTATATTCGTGTTGTTGTTTTCGATGTCAGGGGTTGCGCATGAGTCAAGCGAATTGAATAGAACCATGAAGGAAATGGGCCATATTTATAAGCAGGCTATGAAAGCGCAATCTGCTCAAGAAATGCAGGCGCACTTAACCGAGCTGACTACACTCGTTAATGAAAGTAAGCAATTTCAGTTTAAGCAAGAGGTGTCTGCCGAGTCAGTTGAGGGCTTGAATAAAGTACTCGAAACCATTACTAAGGCGAGCCATGAAATTGACTCGGGAAGAGTCGAGAAAGCCCGTGAAATGCTATTAAAAATTGATGAGCTGAGAAAGCAATACCACAAACTACACGAGCCACCGGGCTTTTGGGAGTTACTATTTGGTAGTTAAGCTGAGATTCGAATAGTTAACTTATCCTATCGCTGTGGTTATTCCTTGTTCTATCACAGCGGCTTTGCTTATCGGTCTTGGCTTTAGTTGAATATGGCAAAAAGACTAGCGAGTCGTGGCTTGACCTTTCAAGCTCGTTAGTCTTCCATAAGATTCAAAAGCGATGAAATAGCGTTATCCTTTTCTGCACTTATTAAAAATTACGTGAAAATCTACTCAAAATAAGTTGCATTATAAATTGGAACGATCCAGTATGTTTGTTTTTAATCTGGGAAATTTCAATGAAAACCTCCTCAATAGCTAGTCTAATTTTACTTTCATTTTGTGGCTCCTCATTAGCGAATGCCAATGTGCTCTACGATATCACCGAACGCGATGCATTCTCTGTAACGAGTGACGTAAAGGAGCAAATCCAAGGTGAGGGGATAGAGCAACTAGTTGATAGGTCGCTAAAAAGCAAATTCTTATCTAAGCAATCCAGCGTTGAGATTGTATTTGATTTGAAAGACGTAAAAGCGCTTAGACAGTATCGTCTCACTTCAGCCCAAGATGCCCCGGCGCGAGATCCAAAGCATTGGACTGTAGCCGTATCTAAAGATGGTAAGGTGTGGCAAGAGGCTGATAAACGCAACGATATCGTATTTTCAAGACGGGGTGAAACGCTCGCTTTCGACCTGTCTAAAACAACGGATGCGAGGTACGTGCGCTTTACTGTAGCACAAGAAGGTAAAACGCAATGGGGCGACCGCTTTTTGCAAATCGCTGATCTGGCGCTCTATGCGCAAACAAACTTACCACTGGCAAACTTTACTGCAGATAAAAAGGTTGCCAAGCTTAATGAGCCAATTTCTCTGCAGTCGATATCTGAAAACTCACCAACAGCACTAAATTGGAAGGTTGAGGGTAAAGCGATGCTGCCAACCACAAAAAGTGTTGAAGTAGTTTATGACAAGCCTGGTAACTACGATGTTACTCTAGCCACTAAAAATGCGCATGGTTCGGACCTAAAAACCCGTGCGAACTATTTAAAAATATACGATCCAATTCAACCATGGAAAGGCTTTGAGCCGCCAAAGGTCAAAGTAGTTATTGAAGATACTGAGTCGGCGGGGTCGAAACGCCTGCAAGCGCTATTTCCTGATATAGCCACTACGGTGGATGACGTAACTCGCCAACTGGCCCCAAGGTTGTACAAACACTTTGCAGAGTTACCAGAGTTTGAGCAAGTCACATTTAGGCTGAAGTGGATGGACACAATAGCGTATCGTTCTGGAGACGAAACAAATATGGAAATCGTGTTTAGTTCAAAGTACATCACCGAAAAACTCGCTGCGCAGCCAGATGAGCAAGTGGAATACGAACTCCTTGGTGTGCTCTGGCACGAACTTACACATGGATATCAGCTATTTCCAAAAGAGAGAAGTTATTCTGAGCCCGATGTACATGCATTTATTGAAGGAATGGCGGATCTCATTCGCATTCAAGCGGGATACCATAAAACCCGTTCACCTAAGCCGTCGGATTCTTGGATTGGTGGATACACAAATACAGGGTTTTTTCTTGCGTGGCTCGCTGAGTCTTATCCAGATTTTACCTATCGTTTTAATCAAACTGCGGTAGAAATAGAAGATTGGTCATTTGAAGATGCAATAAAATCAGTTACTGGAGAGCCTCTTGATAAGCTCTGGTCTCGCTATCAAAGTGTGCTAACTGCCAAGAAATTGCAGTGAACTAGCAAGAACTAGATGATTACAACTTGTCATCACTATGCTGTAAATGTACATAATTTGTTGACAGATTTGTTTTATTGCTCATAATTGGAACGTTCCCTTTTTTGATTTCTGCCTGAAGCTTTGTTGGTTTTGCTAAGGGAGAAATGAAATTTTA is drawn from Pseudoalteromonas sp. NC201 and contains these coding sequences:
- a CDS encoding ABC transporter substrate-binding protein encodes the protein MIRKLLFIFLFLSPMAVLSAQRFNVQFVNPGFATKNPTGDFWYNVSNVMTAAANNMNISLKISYAQRNHILMKSLVEQALKSDADYLVLVNEKSSVVPYLLNTKATKIKIIFLLNGPTKTEEVALLKSGHQIIGTIEPDNFQAGFKLMHQLARKALRSSNPSQHVLALLGDVATTAALDRQKGMRAYLEHHTKLELIAEANCQWSQNEAYRLTKAWLQRDPAITTVWAANDPIAYGALLAAKELSRKIVIGGINWDEGIAPKLDVSIGGHVLLGAYTLARLAQYHRDFTPIDSVTLSIFESLDDAHLPLYHAIHGNFPEHLDFLRYINDPAQFTITELTHSLNKNNHNNNVKN
- a CDS encoding cytochrome b562: MRKIVFIFVLLFSMSGVAHESSELNRTMKEMGHIYKQAMKAQSAQEMQAHLTELTTLVNESKQFQFKQEVSAESVEGLNKVLETITKASHEIDSGRVEKAREMLLKIDELRKQYHKLHEPPGFWELLFGS
- a CDS encoding EamA family transporter, whose amino-acid sequence is MAIALFSALNWAVFDFLRKRLASHYSAAQMSVIFSLLVLPAYVGYWLVFDKQLPSSAYLAPAIASGMLAAIGSVNFIQALALGRMAVILPLLSITPALAGVFAWLLLGEPLTTLQSMLIAAIVLASFLLQGGRFSFQEPGAKQVAITSFCWGLCIVFDKQALQYSSLSFHAGFLTFMVFFVNLILLRPQFKNQNFRAHWLLWTISAVVFAVAVIFQMQALTEIQPGLVEGLKRAIGIISASMLGMWFFKETISTKEWLMISVILCCSAMLALNSGA
- a CDS encoding S8 family serine peptidase, whose amino-acid sequence is MKNSNTVVKLLKLSTLSACVCASLSVAHADTQRVIVTLKDSATPNVLPVRLNQAETAQFKAQALSEAAYSTLGTAAVNTLPSINAYVAEVSSTQMQQLQASGNIAHVEVDPKRYLPSVKTSAIDLLAETTPYGINMVQANQVSDGYSGNRKVCIMDTGYTLGHQDLPSTGITGNDGYGNYDTGVWSNDGNGHGTHVAGTIAALGGNGTGVVGVNPSGQLGLHIVKVFNDQGRWAYGSDLIKAIEQCEQAGANVTSMSLGGSGSSTAERSAFEQSYQRGMLHIAAAGNAGNSSLSYPASYNAVVSVAAVDSSESKASFSQYNSQVEIAGPGVGVNSTWNNGAYRSISGTSMATPHVSGVAALVWSHFPQCTAQQIRQVLNTTAKDKGQAGRDTSYGYGIVQAKAAVDYLTNNGCDTSGAVNANFNFSVSGLTATFNNQSTAGSYQWEFGDGATSSQTNPSHTYASAGTYQVTLTVTASNNKTASKTLAVTVSDAPAGCNGIQEWNATKFYNTGDRVSFKGFEYRATYWSQGASPEIYSNVWTKVAQCK
- a CDS encoding basic secretory protein-like protein, giving the protein MKTSSIASLILLSFCGSSLANANVLYDITERDAFSVTSDVKEQIQGEGIEQLVDRSLKSKFLSKQSSVEIVFDLKDVKALRQYRLTSAQDAPARDPKHWTVAVSKDGKVWQEADKRNDIVFSRRGETLAFDLSKTTDARYVRFTVAQEGKTQWGDRFLQIADLALYAQTNLPLANFTADKKVAKLNEPISLQSISENSPTALNWKVEGKAMLPTTKSVEVVYDKPGNYDVTLATKNAHGSDLKTRANYLKIYDPIQPWKGFEPPKVKVVIEDTESAGSKRLQALFPDIATTVDDVTRQLAPRLYKHFAELPEFEQVTFRLKWMDTIAYRSGDETNMEIVFSSKYITEKLAAQPDEQVEYELLGVLWHELTHGYQLFPKERSYSEPDVHAFIEGMADLIRIQAGYHKTRSPKPSDSWIGGYTNTGFFLAWLAESYPDFTYRFNQTAVEIEDWSFEDAIKSVTGEPLDKLWSRYQSVLTAKKLQ